A single genomic interval of Nitratidesulfovibrio sp. SRB-5 harbors:
- a CDS encoding flagellar brake protein, with the protein MPHRTATTERPAERATERPMVTRTRNGQALDLPLGTRMLLNIAGTKENLSSELVGLQHFEYLILKMPLVPGIRARLLNGEMVTLRYIAGGTIFGFKSQVLNHIVKPGFLLFVDYPDSMEQVDLRQHRRVNCLLPAAVHGRHGTYKCILLDLSEGGCKVSLELQRDDPFRETAVDDMLVLQCGFFGAEGPAQTTLSSLVKSISMDGSRMQLGLKFADLSTDTQLELSTYLDNVSCLI; encoded by the coding sequence CACCGCACCGCCACCACAGAACGCCCCGCCGAGCGGGCCACGGAGCGCCCCATGGTCACCCGCACCCGCAACGGCCAGGCCCTCGACCTGCCCCTTGGCACGCGCATGTTGCTGAACATCGCGGGCACCAAGGAAAACCTGTCCAGCGAACTGGTGGGGTTGCAGCACTTCGAATACCTGATCCTGAAAATGCCGCTGGTGCCCGGCATCCGCGCGCGCCTGCTGAACGGAGAAATGGTGACCCTGCGCTACATAGCCGGCGGCACCATTTTCGGTTTCAAGAGCCAGGTGCTGAACCACATCGTCAAGCCGGGCTTTCTGCTGTTCGTGGACTACCCCGACTCCATGGAGCAGGTGGACCTGCGCCAGCACCGCCGGGTCAACTGCCTGCTGCCCGCCGCCGTGCATGGCCGCCACGGGACGTACAAGTGCATCCTGCTCGACCTGAGCGAGGGCGGCTGCAAGGTCTCGCTGGAATTGCAGCGCGACGACCCCTTCCGTGAAACCGCCGTGGACGACATGCTGGTGTTGCAGTGCGGCTTCTTCGGGGCGGAGGGCCCGGCCCAGACCACCCTTTCCAGCCTGGTGAAAAGCATTTCCATGGACGGCAGCCGCATGCAGCTCGGCCTGAAGTTCGCCGACCTCAGCACGGACACCCAACTGGAGCTTTCCACCTACCTCGACAACGTGTCCTGCCTGATCTGA